The following is a genomic window from Miltoncostaea oceani.
CGTGCAGCACCGTGAGGATCGACTCGCGGCGCTGGGCGAGCGAGGCCGTGTAGCCGGCGGTGTACTCGACGCCGTCGAGGCGGCCGCGGTCGAAGGCGACGACGCGGCGTGCGCCGGCCCGGGCGGCGGCGAGGCCCTCCTCGGCGGCGGCGAGCGCGTTGGCGGCGTTCTCGGCGTCGTGGGGGAGCACCACGAAGGTGGCGCGGGCGGTCAGCTCACCGGCGTTGCCGGCGGCGATCGTCTGCACGGTCTCGGCGATGCGGCGTCCGTCCTCGGGCTCGTGGCCGATGCCGATCCACGCGAAGCGGTCGCCGGCGAGCCGGCTCCAGACGCCGCCCGTCAGGCCGCAGCCCTCGAGCTGCACCGCGAGGTCGGAGAGCAGGGCGTCGCCGGCGCCGTAGCCGTGCTGGGCGTTCCAGCGGCCGAAGCCGTCGAGGTCGACGCTCACCAGCACCGCCGGGCGGCTCGACGAGGCGGCCTGCACCACGCCGGCGACGTGGCGCGAGAAGGCGCGCTGCTCCAGGAAGCCCGACAGCGGGTCGGTGTCGGTCTGGCCGTGGACGCGCAGGAGGGCGACGAGGCGCCAGAAGAGGAGGCCGGCCACGAGGAAGACGAACGGCCGGACGGCGGTGGGGGCGAGGACGCCGGCGGGGCCGCTCAGCAGCAGGCCGATCGCGGCCAGGAGGGTCTTCGAGGGGCCGAGGACGGCCTGGGCCTCGGTCACGCGGATCGGCCGCCGGGCGGCGAGCGCGAGCAGCGCCATCGCCAGCATGAAGCCGATCATCGCGACGCCGATCAGCCCGGCGCCGAGGTCCCGGGTCACCATGTAGGTGACGAGGCCGTCGGTGACGCCGAGCGCGATGAACGCGTACGCGAACCAGACGAAGGCCGTCTGGCGGGTGACGGCGGACCGCCGGACCGCGTTGAACAGGGCCGCGAGGAGCAGCAGGTCGAGGACGACCGGCACCTGGAGGGCGATGTTCTGGGTCGCCGGCAGCGTCGGCTGCCACAGCAGCGCGACCACGATCACGAAGAGGCTGGCCAGCACCGACAGCTCGATGCCCCAGCCCTCGACGCGGTGGCGGCGCGACTCGTGCAGGGCGGGCTGGCGCATCAGCCAGAGGGCCCGGTACCAGAAGGGGTACGCCATCAGGAAGCCGATCTGGCTCCATGCGGCGGGGCTGCGGACGTCGCCGCCCGTGAGGAGGAAGACGAGGTACGGGATGCAGCCGAGGCTCCAGGAGGCGAGCCCGCGGGCGAAGAGGGTCCAGACGGTCGCCTCGACGCCGCTGGTCCGCGACGCGGCCTCGCGCGTCGCGACCAGGCCGAGGACGGCCATCACGCTCACGAGGATCACGGCGCTCGCCGCGGCGACCTCGGTGCTGACGCGGCCGGTCTCGGCCATCGTCGCCACCGTGAGGATGGCGGCGGCGGCCATGACGAGGGTCAGGAGCACCCGGCGGTCGTCCAACCGGGGCAGCTGCAACCGTGGGACGTGGGTCGCGATCACAGGTGGGCTATCGGCACGCGCGATGACGCCCCTGAGCAGAGCGGCGTCGGGGCTGCTACGCGACCATGGGCATCCGGGCCCGGCCGAGGATGCGGCCGAGGGCGTGCGGGTGGCGGGTGGAGAGCAGCTCGATCTGGGCGGCGAGCGCCGCGGTGACCCCCTGCTCGTCCATGAGGTCCTCGAGCCAGCCGGCGGGCGGCGGGCGGTCGGTGCGCCGGTCGGTCAGCCAGGTCGGCTCCGACTCGGTGATGAGGGCGTCCATGCGGCGCTGGCTCGGGGTGACCCGCTGGGCGCAGTGGCCGGCGAGGGCCGCGCCCCCCGTCAGCAGGAGGATGGCGGGCGCCCCGTACAGCGGGCGGCTGCCCGCGATCGGCACGGCGCCGGCGAGCGACGAGTAGAAGCGCTCGTTCTCGGGGGCGACGGCGAGCGGAACCGGCGCGTCGGGGAACTCGACGAGCGCGACGCGCGTCATCGCCGCGAACAGGCGCATCACGATCCGCCGGGTGCTGCGCCGGTGGGCGTGGGCGACGACGAGGGAGCCGGCCTCGTGGAGCACGTCCCCGCCACCGGCGCGGAGGGCGTCGTTCTCCTCGGCGAAGGCCCGGTCGGAGGGCAGGCCGAACGGGCCGTCGGCGACGAACGCGCACGCGCCCACGGGGACCCCGTCCATGCGGGCGACGAAGAAGATCGTGCCCGGGTTCAGGTAGGACGCGTGCATCCGCCGTCCCGACGGCTGCGGCGCGAGGTAGCCGGCCTCGACGAACCCGTCGTGGATCACCGACAGGGCGGCGTCGATGTCCTCGATGCGGTCCGATGCGACCACGTCGAT
Proteins encoded in this region:
- a CDS encoding EAL domain-containing protein; the encoded protein is MLLTLVMAAAAILTVATMAETGRVSTEVAAASAVILVSVMAVLGLVATREAASRTSGVEATVWTLFARGLASWSLGCIPYLVFLLTGGDVRSPAAWSQIGFLMAYPFWYRALWLMRQPALHESRRHRVEGWGIELSVLASLFVIVVALLWQPTLPATQNIALQVPVVLDLLLLAALFNAVRRSAVTRQTAFVWFAYAFIALGVTDGLVTYMVTRDLGAGLIGVAMIGFMLAMALLALAARRPIRVTEAQAVLGPSKTLLAAIGLLLSGPAGVLAPTAVRPFVFLVAGLLFWRLVALLRVHGQTDTDPLSGFLEQRAFSRHVAGVVQAASSSRPAVLVSVDLDGFGRWNAQHGYGAGDALLSDLAVQLEGCGLTGGVWSRLAGDRFAWIGIGHEPEDGRRIAETVQTIAAGNAGELTARATFVVLPHDAENAANALAAAEEGLAAARAGARRVVAFDRGRLDGVEYTAGYTASLAQRRESILTVLHAPETISTVFQPIVSLSDGRTVGFESLSRFRAEPQRPPDRWIAEAHAVGLGLEIEVECVRRACALRHTIPAGAYLSVNMSPDAILAPEMEEALGDGTLEGLVIEITEHEAVGDYARLSSRLADYRGRGALVAIDDAGAGHASMRHVTQLNPDYIKIDRSLIHDIHLDHAKRALVRSMVTLEKELGAAIVAEGIESTDELATLRSLGVPYGQGYLLARPHRTATPAPWSSALLSLTDPAVEA
- a CDS encoding N-acyl amino acid synthase FeeM domain-containing protein → MTTAERVRFEAEPSTAEIDVVASDRIEDIDAALSVIHDGFVEAGYLAPQPSGRRMHASYLNPGTIFFVARMDGVPVGACAFVADGPFGLPSDRAFAEENDALRAGGGDVLHEAGSLVVAHAHRRSTRRIVMRLFAAMTRVALVEFPDAPVPLAVAPENERFYSSLAGAVPIAGSRPLYGAPAILLLTGGAALAGHCAQRVTPSQRRMDALITESEPTWLTDRRTDRPPPAGWLEDLMDEQGVTAALAAQIELLSTRHPHALGRILGRARMPMVA